The sequence TGTCGGCGACCGAGGAGAGACCGAGTGCCACGTTGAAGACGATAGCGGTCACGATACCCCACGAGATGGCCTCGACGATGTGACGGCCACGGACCGCCGTCGCGATGACGATAGCGATGGACGCGAGGTGGACGAGACCCAGGGGCGTCCCCTCGAGAGAGGCCGCCCCTTCGAGGGACAGCGTTGGCATCGTGAACCCGGCGACCAGGTAGCCGGCGAATGCGATTACTGCAGCGATGATGGCGTACTTGAACCGTGAGGCGACCACGCCACCGATGTCGGAGTCCTGGGTCACCGCACTGACGATGGTCGTGTCACTCACTGGCGCCAGGTTGTCCCCGAAGACCGCCCCCGAGAGGATGGCACCGAAGAGCAGGACCGGATTCGCCCCGAGCAGGACGCCGGCGGGGAAAAAGAGCGTGACGAACGCGATGGTCGTCCCGTAGCCGGTCCCGATACCGGTTGCGAGAACGGCCGCCAGGACGAAGGTCACCGCAGGGAACAGCTCGGCGCCGACCTGGAGGGCATCGGCAGCCCAGATGAGCCCGTCGACGAAGCCGCCGACCTGAAGCGTCTCGGAGAACATACCTGCCCACAGCCACGCGACGATCGCGGTGGCCGCGACGCGTTGTGTCATGCCCTCGAAGATGGTGTTCGCGTATCCGGCCCAGGAGCCCTTGACGAAGAACATGCCGATGACGAGTGCTACCAGCATTCCGGCAACGAGTCCTCTGGTGTCACCGATCTGTAATACGCCGCTCTGGAAGATGGCCCAGACGATGAACAGTCCCAGGGGGATTCCGCTCGCCCACTTTCCGCCGTAGAACTCGATGTCGGGCTCGTCTCCTCCTTCCTGAACGTCTGAAAATTCGTCCATTACATCCTCATCGAGGTCGTCTTCGCTGCCTGCCATTGCTAGCTCTCACCTATCGGAGTCATCGACCACATGGGTATAAATAACCCTGACTTTCCCAGGAGAAACCCGAGGGGTGGCTTCATGGGTTTTCCGTTCCAGTATCGACCATGGACCCAACGACGCGGTCGCAACTGATCGACCTTCGGCGGGAGCTACATCGGTATCCCGAACCGGCATGGTGTGAGTTCTGGACGACGAGTCGGATCGTCGATGAGTTCGAACGTATCGGCGTCGACGACTACCATGTGGGACGAGCGGTCCTGTCGTCGCCCGATCGAATGGCCGTCCCGGACGAGGCGGCCCGCTCTGAGTGGCTCGAGCGGGCTCGCGAGAACGACGCCCGATACGACGTCCTCGAGGCGACGACCGGCGGCCACACCGGCGCCATCGCGGTCCTCGAACGGGGGGCGGGCCCGACCGTCGCGCTCCGCGTCGACATCGACGCGCTCTGGATCGAGGAGTCGGTAGATGGCGCACACGCCCCCGCCGAGTTGGATTTCAGGTCGCAGACGGGCGAGACAATGCACGCGTGCGGACACGATGCGCACGCGACGATCGGTATCGGCGTCCTCGAGGCCGTCGCCCAGTCGTCCTTCCAGGGGACGTTCAAGGTGTTCTTCCAGCCGGCCGAAGAGCAGGTTGGCGGTGGGAAAGCGATGGCCGAGAGCGGTCACCTGGACGACGTGGAGTATCTCTTCGCGCTCCACGTCGGGCTAGACCATCCGACGGGAACGGTCGTGGCCGGTATCGACGAGTTCCTCGCGGTCAATCACTTCGATGCGGACTTCGTCGGCGAATCCGCACACGCCGGCGCCCACCCGGAAGCGGGGCGAAACGCGGTGCAGGCGATGACGACGGCCGTGCAGAACCTGTACGGCATCGCCCGGCACGATGGCGGCGCGACGCGTGTGAACGTCGGCCCGGTCGGCGGCGGGTCCTCATCCAATATCGTTCCAGCGACGGCGTTCGTTGAGGG is a genomic window of Halanaeroarchaeum sp. HSR-CO containing:
- a CDS encoding Na+/H+ antiporter NhaC family protein, whose amino-acid sequence is MDEFSDVQEGGDEPDIEFYGGKWASGIPLGLFIVWAIFQSGVLQIGDTRGLVAGMLVALVIGMFFVKGSWAGYANTIFEGMTQRVAATAIVAWLWAGMFSETLQVGGFVDGLIWAADALQVGAELFPAVTFVLAAVLATGIGTGYGTTIAFVTLFFPAGVLLGANPVLLFGAILSGAVFGDNLAPVSDTTIVSAVTQDSDIGGVVASRFKYAIIAAVIAFAGYLVAGFTMPTLSLEGAASLEGTPLGLVHLASIAIVIATAVRGRHIVEAISWGIVTAIVFNVALGLSSVADILAFEAPEGLATAQSLSWLPFVTLVPGTETGVSGSLYSGAVGFFPLIVLTLLIVAGARIMIRGGGFEALQDWLLNRVATNVTRAETTMVLGTGAMNAMITINTAAEIAIAPYIARIGERYNINGYRRANILDANTSALGYIFPWAGGVLVGYAQMPGLVAEYGVDQLLVQPISVVPFVFHGWLLVGVFLFAALTGFGREYTTDRASEEVARV
- a CDS encoding amidohydrolase, translating into MDPTTRSQLIDLRRELHRYPEPAWCEFWTTSRIVDEFERIGVDDYHVGRAVLSSPDRMAVPDEAARSEWLERARENDARYDVLEATTGGHTGAIAVLERGAGPTVALRVDIDALWIEESVDGAHAPAELDFRSQTGETMHACGHDAHATIGIGVLEAVAQSSFQGTFKVFFQPAEEQVGGGKAMAESGHLDDVEYLFALHVGLDHPTGTVVAGIDEFLAVNHFDADFVGESAHAGAHPEAGRNAVQAMTTAVQNLYGIARHDGGATRVNVGPVGGGSSSNIVPATAFVEGEVRGETTELMEYMRERANVILENAADMHDCDVDVETVGQAPSAESDDELIDLVSAVAHEHSAVTDLVERAPLGGSEDATYLMRAVQERGGLATYVVVGTDHPGGHHTDTFDVDEETIPIAVEVLTDAVLAVGDR